A single window of Nocardioides baekrokdamisoli DNA harbors:
- a CDS encoding sarcosine oxidase subunit gamma, producing MADPRTLRRSPLTDVDMPTSERVRLRELPFLAMVGVRLDPDGEAAMVAARAVGVPLPTSCGDVASTDVRHVLWLGPDEWLVISDEPPAALLAALANPLVGHHAAVVDLSSNRTTLELTGPAARSVLEKGCPTDLHPRVFSPGCAIVTTIARTPVLLWQIGPESYRILPRSSLAAYVSAWLADAIVEFS from the coding sequence ATGGCTGACCCGAGGACGTTGCGGCGTAGCCCGCTGACCGACGTCGACATGCCGACGAGCGAGCGCGTACGCCTGCGCGAGCTGCCGTTCCTCGCGATGGTCGGGGTGCGGCTGGACCCCGACGGCGAGGCCGCGATGGTTGCTGCCCGCGCCGTAGGTGTGCCCCTGCCGACGAGCTGCGGCGACGTGGCCTCGACCGACGTGCGCCACGTCCTCTGGCTGGGCCCGGACGAATGGTTGGTGATCAGCGACGAGCCGCCGGCCGCCTTGTTGGCCGCCCTCGCCAATCCGCTGGTCGGTCACCATGCGGCCGTGGTCGACCTGTCCTCGAACCGGACGACTCTGGAGCTGACCGGTCCGGCTGCGCGCTCGGTCCTGGAGAAGGGCTGCCCGACCGATCTGCACCCACGGGTCTTCAGCCCTGGCTGTGCGATCGTTACGACGATCGCACGGACCCCCGTTCTGCTCTGGCAGATCGGGCCCGAGAGCTACCGGATCCTGCCGCGCTCGTCGCTGGCCGCGTACGTCTCGGCCTGGCTCGCGGACGCGATCGTCGAGTTCAGCTGA
- a CDS encoding L-serine ammonia-lyase: MALSAFDLYSIGIGPSSSHTVGPMRAAKRFVDGLASAGQLADVRRVRAELFGSLGATGHGHGSPKAVVLGLEGEDPATVDTELADARLDGIRAAHSLHLAGEHRIDFDFDEDLIMHRRRTLPAHPNGMTFAAYDADGVELRHRTYYSVGGGFVVDENAAGADRIVVDETPLRYPFTTGAELLAICARENLSVSDVMLANELAWRTEEEIRAGMLNLWAVMTACVERGFHREGVLPGGLQVPRRAPGMYRDLSARWTTDPLHVMDWVNAFALAVNEENASGGRIVTAPTNGAAGIIPAVLHYYVRFVPGANEDGIVRYLLTAAAVGILFKINASISGAEVGCQGEVGSACSMAAGGLAEILGGTPAQVENAAEVGIEHNLGLTCDPVGGLVQIPCIERNAMASMKAINAARMAINGDGSHKVSLDKAIKTMRETGADMKTKYKETARGGLAVNVIEC; encoded by the coding sequence ATGGCGCTGTCGGCGTTCGACCTGTACTCGATCGGCATCGGTCCCTCGTCCTCGCACACGGTCGGTCCCATGCGGGCCGCGAAGCGATTTGTGGACGGTTTGGCCTCGGCTGGTCAGCTCGCGGACGTACGACGGGTGCGTGCCGAGCTGTTCGGCTCCCTCGGCGCGACCGGGCACGGTCACGGGTCGCCGAAAGCCGTCGTCCTCGGGTTGGAGGGCGAGGACCCGGCCACCGTCGACACCGAGCTCGCAGACGCCCGCCTGGACGGCATTCGGGCCGCGCACTCGTTGCACCTGGCCGGCGAACACCGCATCGACTTCGACTTCGATGAGGACCTGATCATGCACCGGCGGCGTACGCTCCCGGCCCACCCGAACGGGATGACCTTCGCGGCGTACGACGCCGACGGGGTGGAGCTGCGTCACCGCACCTACTACTCGGTCGGTGGGGGATTCGTCGTCGACGAGAATGCGGCCGGGGCCGACCGGATCGTGGTCGACGAGACGCCGCTGCGCTACCCCTTCACTACGGGTGCCGAACTGCTCGCGATCTGCGCCCGGGAGAACCTCTCGGTCAGCGACGTGATGCTGGCCAACGAGCTGGCCTGGCGTACCGAGGAGGAGATCCGCGCCGGCATGCTCAACCTCTGGGCCGTGATGACAGCGTGTGTCGAGCGGGGATTCCACCGCGAGGGCGTCCTGCCGGGCGGCCTGCAGGTCCCGCGGCGGGCGCCGGGGATGTACCGCGACCTCTCCGCGCGGTGGACGACCGATCCGCTGCACGTCATGGACTGGGTCAACGCCTTCGCGCTGGCGGTCAACGAGGAGAACGCCTCGGGTGGCCGCATCGTGACAGCACCGACCAACGGAGCCGCCGGCATCATCCCGGCGGTGTTGCACTACTACGTACGCTTCGTGCCCGGCGCGAACGAGGACGGCATCGTTCGCTACCTGCTGACTGCGGCCGCGGTCGGCATCCTGTTCAAGATCAACGCCTCCATCTCGGGGGCCGAGGTCGGCTGCCAGGGTGAGGTCGGCTCGGCCTGCTCGATGGCCGCCGGAGGCCTGGCGGAAATCCTGGGGGGCACGCCGGCGCAGGTCGAGAACGCCGCGGAGGTCGGCATCGAACACAACCTCGGCCTGACCTGCGATCCCGTCGGTGGTCTCGTACAGATCCCGTGCATCGAGCGCAACGCGATGGCCTCGATGAAGGCGATCAACGCCGCCCGGATGGCGATCAACGGCGACGGCAGCCACAAGGTCAGCCTCGACAAGGCGATCAAGACCATGCGCGAGACCGGCGCCGACATGAAGACGAAGTACAAGGAGACCGCCCGTGGCGGACTCGCCGTGAATGTGATCGAGTGCTGA
- a CDS encoding pyruvate carboxylase, protein MFNKVLVANRGEIAIRAFRATREIGASTVAVFPHEDRRSEHRLRADEAYVIGEIGHPVKAYLDPQGIVDVAVRCGADAVYPGYGFLSENPALAEACVAAGVTFVGPPAEVLTLTGNKARAIAAARAAGVPTLASVEPSTDVEALIAAAEAIPAPLFVKAVAGGGGRGMRRVDDRADLREAIEVCMREAEGAFGDPTVFIEQAVIDPRHIEVQILADGAGNVIHLFERDCSVQRRHQKVIEIAPAPNLDPELRDRMCADAVRFAREIGYVNAGTVEFLLDPAGAYVFIEMNPRIQVEHTVTEDVTDVDLVQSQLRIAAGETLADLGLSQESVRLRGAALQCRITTEDPANGFRPDTGRITDYRSPGGAGVRLDGGTTYTGAEVSAHFDSMLAKLTCRGLTFEKAVQKARRAVAEFRIGGVSTNIPFLQGVLADPDFAAGRVTTAFIETHPWLLAAQATTDAPTRLLNYLADVTVNQPYGPPPTSVDAVSKLPMIDLTAPPPSGSRQRLLELGPVGFARALREQTAVAVTDTTFRDAHQSLLATRVRSIDLLNVAGHVARLTPELWSVECWGGATYDVALRFLSEDPWERLAGLREAMPNINLQMLLRGRNTVGYTPYPTAVTRAFVEEAAATGVDVFRIFDALNDVDQMRPAIEAVRETGTTVAEVALCYTGDLSNPGERLYTLAYYLRLAEQIVDAGAHVLAIKDMAGLLRAPAARILVTALRREFDLPVHLHTHDTPGGQLATLVAAIEAGVDAVDAACAAVSGTTSQPSLSSLVAATDHSERETGLSLENVCALEPYWEATRRLYAPFESGLPAPTGRVYTHEIPGGQLSNLRQQAMALGLGEKFEAIEQMYAAADRILGHLVKVTPSSKVVGDLALHLVAVGADPAAFEADPGTFDIPDSVIGFLNGELGDPPGGWPEPFRTKALAGRTWSRPEPKLTAEQERALSTDRRRALNQLLFPRPTRDFEAARGAYGDLSVLCTRDYLYGIQQGEEHAVRLAEGVSLLLGLQAISEADDRGHRTVMCTVNGQWRPISVRDRSIASAVPAAEKADAGNPNHVAAPFAGAVTPTVTVGDAVAAGDKIATIEAMKMEATITASCAGVVQRIAIAGTQIVEGGDLIAVLAG, encoded by the coding sequence ATGTTCAACAAGGTATTGGTCGCCAACCGCGGCGAGATCGCGATCCGTGCGTTCCGGGCAACTCGCGAGATCGGTGCCAGCACGGTAGCCGTCTTCCCGCACGAGGATCGCCGGTCCGAGCACCGGCTCCGGGCCGACGAGGCGTACGTCATCGGGGAGATCGGACACCCGGTCAAGGCATATCTCGATCCGCAGGGGATCGTCGACGTGGCCGTCCGCTGCGGGGCTGACGCGGTCTACCCGGGGTACGGCTTCCTCTCGGAGAACCCCGCGCTCGCCGAGGCCTGTGTGGCCGCGGGAGTGACGTTCGTCGGACCGCCGGCCGAGGTCCTGACCCTGACGGGCAACAAGGCCCGGGCGATCGCGGCGGCGAGGGCTGCGGGCGTACCCACGCTGGCGAGTGTGGAGCCGTCGACGGATGTCGAGGCGCTGATCGCGGCGGCGGAGGCGATTCCGGCACCGCTGTTCGTGAAGGCCGTGGCCGGTGGTGGCGGGCGCGGCATGCGACGTGTCGATGACCGTGCCGACCTGCGCGAGGCGATCGAGGTCTGCATGCGCGAGGCGGAGGGCGCGTTCGGCGACCCCACGGTGTTCATCGAGCAGGCGGTGATCGACCCGCGGCACATCGAGGTCCAGATCCTGGCCGATGGTGCAGGCAACGTCATCCACCTCTTCGAGCGCGACTGCTCGGTCCAGCGCCGACACCAGAAGGTCATCGAGATCGCGCCGGCGCCGAACCTGGATCCGGAGCTGCGGGACCGGATGTGTGCCGACGCCGTCCGGTTCGCGCGCGAGATCGGGTACGTCAACGCGGGCACTGTCGAGTTCCTCCTCGACCCCGCGGGTGCGTACGTCTTCATCGAGATGAACCCACGCATCCAGGTCGAGCACACGGTGACGGAGGACGTGACCGATGTCGACCTGGTGCAGTCCCAGTTGCGGATCGCGGCCGGGGAGACGTTGGCGGACCTGGGTCTGTCCCAGGAGTCCGTACGCCTGCGTGGTGCAGCCTTGCAGTGCCGGATCACGACCGAGGACCCGGCGAACGGCTTCCGGCCGGACACCGGTCGGATCACCGACTACCGCTCGCCCGGGGGTGCGGGCGTACGCCTCGACGGCGGCACCACGTACACGGGCGCCGAGGTGTCCGCACACTTCGACTCGATGCTCGCGAAGCTGACCTGTCGAGGCCTGACCTTCGAGAAGGCCGTGCAGAAGGCGCGCCGGGCAGTGGCGGAGTTCCGCATCGGCGGCGTGTCGACGAACATCCCGTTCCTCCAGGGCGTGCTGGCCGACCCCGACTTCGCAGCCGGTCGGGTGACCACAGCGTTCATCGAGACGCATCCCTGGTTGCTTGCCGCGCAGGCCACCACAGACGCGCCGACCCGGCTGCTCAACTACCTGGCGGACGTCACGGTCAACCAGCCGTACGGTCCGCCGCCGACGTCCGTCGATGCAGTCAGCAAGTTGCCGATGATCGATCTGACTGCGCCACCTCCGAGCGGAAGCCGCCAGAGGTTGTTGGAGCTCGGTCCTGTCGGATTCGCACGCGCCCTGCGGGAGCAGACGGCGGTCGCCGTGACGGACACCACGTTCCGGGATGCACACCAGTCCTTGCTCGCGACCCGGGTCCGCAGCATCGATCTGCTCAATGTCGCCGGACACGTGGCGAGGCTCACGCCGGAGTTGTGGTCCGTCGAATGTTGGGGCGGTGCGACGTACGACGTGGCCCTGCGGTTCCTCTCCGAGGACCCCTGGGAACGCCTGGCCGGCTTGCGCGAGGCGATGCCCAACATCAATCTGCAGATGCTCCTCCGGGGTCGGAACACGGTCGGCTACACGCCGTACCCGACGGCGGTGACCCGCGCGTTCGTGGAGGAAGCTGCTGCGACCGGCGTCGACGTCTTCCGGATCTTCGACGCCCTCAACGATGTGGACCAGATGCGGCCGGCGATCGAGGCCGTCCGCGAGACCGGGACCACGGTGGCCGAGGTCGCGCTCTGCTACACCGGCGATCTGTCGAACCCCGGCGAGCGGCTGTACACCCTCGCCTACTACCTGCGACTGGCTGAGCAGATCGTCGACGCCGGAGCGCATGTCCTCGCGATCAAGGACATGGCGGGACTGCTGCGTGCCCCAGCCGCGCGGATCTTGGTGACCGCACTGCGACGGGAGTTCGACCTGCCGGTCCATCTGCACACCCATGACACCCCGGGTGGACAACTGGCGACCCTGGTGGCGGCCATCGAGGCCGGTGTCGACGCGGTGGATGCCGCCTGCGCCGCAGTGTCCGGGACGACCTCGCAGCCGTCCCTCTCCTCCCTGGTCGCTGCCACCGACCACTCTGAGCGCGAGACCGGGCTGTCCCTGGAGAACGTGTGTGCCCTCGAGCCGTACTGGGAGGCCACCCGGCGGCTGTACGCGCCGTTCGAGTCGGGCCTGCCCGCTCCGACGGGTCGGGTGTACACCCACGAGATCCCCGGCGGACAACTCTCCAACCTGCGCCAGCAGGCGATGGCGTTGGGTCTGGGGGAGAAGTTCGAGGCGATCGAGCAGATGTACGCCGCCGCCGATCGGATTCTCGGCCATCTGGTCAAGGTGACACCGTCCTCGAAGGTCGTGGGCGACCTCGCGCTGCACCTCGTGGCCGTGGGCGCCGATCCGGCGGCGTTCGAGGCCGACCCCGGCACGTTCGACATCCCCGATTCGGTCATCGGCTTCCTCAACGGCGAGCTGGGTGATCCGCCCGGCGGTTGGCCCGAACCGTTCCGTACGAAAGCCCTCGCCGGGAGGACATGGTCACGGCCCGAGCCGAAGCTCACTGCCGAGCAGGAACGGGCATTGTCGACGGATCGACGCCGCGCCCTCAATCAACTGCTGTTCCCGCGGCCGACGCGGGACTTCGAGGCTGCGCGGGGCGCGTACGGCGACCTCTCCGTGCTGTGTACGCGCGACTACCTCTACGGGATCCAGCAGGGCGAGGAGCACGCGGTACGTCTGGCCGAAGGTGTCTCGCTCCTCCTGGGGCTGCAGGCGATCTCCGAGGCCGACGACCGGGGCCACCGCACGGTGATGTGCACGGTGAACGGCCAGTGGCGCCCGATCAGCGTCCGCGACCGGTCCATCGCGAGCGCGGTTCCGGCGGCGGAGAAGGCCGATGCCGGGAACCCGAACCACGTCGCGGCTCCGTTCGCCGGGGCAGTGACACCGACCGTGACGGTCGGAGACGCCGTGGCGGCCGGCGACAAGATCGCCACCATCGAGGCGATGAAGATGGAGGCCACCATCACCGCTTCCTGTGCCGGCGTCGTGCAGCGGATCGCGATCGCCGGGACCCAGATCGTCGAGGGAGGCGACCTCATCGCCGTCCTGGCTGGGTGA
- a CDS encoding glutamine synthetase III family protein: MTANPTRQGAIREIEANEAPATFFTGTSDSPEIFGENVFSLPVMAKRLPKSVYKSVAATIEKGDKLDPAIADVVAAAMKDWAMEKGVTHYAHVFYPLTGLTAEKHDSFMEPVGDGTAIWEFQGKILVQGEPDASSFPNGGIRATFEARGYTGWDVQSPAYILENPNGSTLCIPTIFVSMTGEALDYKTPLLRSQNAMSDQATRVLALFGHKDIDNVVSYCGPEQEYFLVDTSFVNSRPDLLNAGRTLFGAKPPKGQEFDDHYFGAIPERVLAFMHDTERALFKLGVPAKTRHNEVAPGQFEIAPVFEKANLAADHQQLIMTTFKSVAKRHGMEALFHEKPFAGVNGSGKHVNFSFGNGNQGNFLNPGDNPHDNAQFLVFCAAVIRAVHLYGGLLRVSIASAGNDHRLGANEAPPAIISIFLGDQLQDVFEQIAKGGATSSKQKGALSVGVDSLPVLTQDAGDRNRTSPMAFTGNRFEFRAVGSAQTVAAPLITINTIMAEALDYLATEIEAAINGGAEFNAAVQSVLATVIANHGAAVFNGNGYSTEWHEEAVERGLKKLDTTVDSLPEYQTPEAKALFSKYGVFNEAELEARYEVALEQYLMAINVEANLTEEIAQTVILPTAIRYQTELADNVSSLIAAGVEADKSDLLAVSELVSALRKGIADLKVAKADAHHHEGIKEAAYYRDAILPAMLAVRGAADSLEAVVADDLWDLPTYQEMLFIK, from the coding sequence GTGACTGCGAACCCGACCCGTCAGGGTGCGATCCGCGAGATCGAGGCCAACGAGGCCCCGGCCACCTTCTTCACCGGTACGAGCGACTCGCCGGAGATCTTCGGTGAGAACGTCTTCTCGCTTCCGGTGATGGCCAAGCGCCTCCCGAAGTCGGTCTACAAGTCCGTCGCCGCGACCATCGAGAAGGGCGACAAGCTCGACCCCGCCATCGCCGATGTCGTCGCCGCCGCGATGAAGGACTGGGCCATGGAGAAGGGCGTCACGCACTACGCGCACGTCTTCTACCCGCTCACCGGCCTGACCGCTGAGAAGCACGACTCCTTCATGGAGCCGGTCGGCGACGGCACCGCGATCTGGGAGTTCCAGGGCAAGATCCTCGTCCAGGGCGAGCCGGACGCCTCCTCGTTCCCCAACGGTGGCATCCGCGCCACGTTCGAGGCCCGTGGTTACACCGGCTGGGACGTGCAGTCCCCCGCGTACATCCTCGAGAACCCGAACGGCTCGACCCTCTGCATCCCGACGATCTTCGTCTCGATGACCGGCGAGGCGCTCGACTACAAGACCCCGCTGCTGCGCTCGCAGAACGCGATGTCGGACCAGGCCACCCGCGTCCTGGCACTGTTCGGTCACAAGGACATCGACAACGTCGTGTCCTACTGCGGTCCGGAGCAGGAGTACTTCCTGGTCGACACGTCGTTCGTCAACAGCCGTCCTGACCTGCTCAACGCGGGCCGTACGCTCTTCGGCGCCAAGCCGCCGAAGGGCCAGGAGTTCGACGACCACTACTTCGGCGCCATCCCGGAGCGGGTGCTGGCGTTCATGCACGACACCGAGCGCGCCCTGTTCAAGCTCGGCGTGCCGGCGAAGACCCGCCACAACGAGGTGGCCCCGGGCCAGTTCGAGATCGCTCCGGTCTTCGAGAAGGCCAACCTGGCCGCCGACCACCAGCAGCTGATCATGACGACGTTCAAGTCGGTCGCGAAGCGTCACGGCATGGAAGCCCTCTTCCACGAGAAGCCGTTCGCCGGCGTGAACGGCTCCGGCAAGCACGTGAACTTCTCGTTCGGCAACGGCAACCAGGGCAACTTCCTGAACCCGGGCGACAACCCGCACGACAACGCCCAGTTCCTCGTGTTCTGCGCCGCCGTCATCCGCGCGGTGCACCTGTACGGCGGCCTGCTGCGCGTCTCGATCGCGTCCGCTGGCAACGACCACCGTCTGGGCGCCAACGAGGCCCCGCCTGCGATCATCTCGATCTTCCTCGGCGACCAACTGCAGGACGTCTTCGAGCAGATCGCGAAGGGTGGTGCGACCTCGTCGAAGCAGAAGGGCGCCCTCTCCGTGGGTGTCGACAGCCTGCCGGTCCTCACCCAGGACGCCGGCGACCGCAACCGCACCTCGCCGATGGCCTTCACCGGGAACCGTTTCGAGTTCCGCGCGGTCGGCTCGGCTCAGACCGTCGCGGCCCCGCTGATCACGATCAACACGATCATGGCCGAGGCGCTCGACTACCTCGCCACCGAGATCGAGGCCGCCATCAACGGCGGCGCCGAGTTCAACGCCGCCGTCCAGTCGGTCCTGGCCACGGTCATCGCCAACCACGGTGCCGCGGTCTTCAACGGCAACGGCTACTCCACCGAGTGGCACGAAGAGGCCGTCGAGCGTGGTCTGAAGAAGCTCGACACCACGGTCGACTCGCTCCCGGAGTACCAGACCCCGGAGGCCAAGGCGCTCTTCTCGAAGTACGGCGTCTTCAACGAGGCCGAGCTCGAGGCTCGCTACGAGGTCGCCCTCGAGCAGTACCTGATGGCGATCAACGTCGAGGCGAACCTGACCGAGGAGATCGCCCAGACGGTCATCCTCCCGACCGCGATCCGGTACCAGACCGAGCTGGCCGACAACGTGTCCTCGCTCATCGCTGCCGGTGTCGAGGCCGACAAGTCGGACCTGCTCGCCGTGTCGGAGCTCGTCAGTGCGCTCCGTAAGGGCATCGCCGACCTGAAGGTTGCCAAGGCCGACGCGCATCACCACGAGGGCATCAAGGAGGCGGCGTACTACCGCGACGCGATCCTCCCGGCGATGCTCGCCGTTCGTGGTGCGGCTGACTCCCTCGAGGCCGTCGTCGCCGACGACCTGTGGGACCTGCCGACGTACCAGGAGATGCTGTTCATCAAGTAG
- a CDS encoding RDD family protein — protein MVAELGFDNASWAHRMLALAVDWLACIAIVVAVVGSYKTSQSFSLGILGAFVVESAILTATVGGSFGQIATRLRVVRVDGDRRPLDLVRAFARQILVALFVPPLVFRPDGRGLHDLAVGTATVTLATYRDLVHTEGER, from the coding sequence GTGGTTGCCGAACTTGGCTTTGATAACGCTTCCTGGGCGCACCGGATGCTCGCGTTGGCTGTCGACTGGCTGGCGTGCATCGCCATCGTGGTGGCGGTCGTCGGCAGTTACAAGACGTCTCAGTCCTTCTCGCTCGGAATCCTTGGCGCCTTCGTCGTGGAGTCCGCGATCCTCACTGCCACGGTCGGCGGATCATTCGGCCAGATCGCGACCCGGCTCCGGGTCGTACGCGTCGACGGCGACCGGCGTCCGCTCGATCTGGTCCGGGCGTTCGCGCGACAGATCCTGGTCGCCTTGTTCGTGCCGCCGCTCGTGTTCCGCCCCGACGGACGGGGCCTGCACGACCTCGCCGTCGGTACGGCCACCGTTACTCTGGCCACCTATCGTGACCTGGTTCACACTGAAGGAGAGCGATGA
- a CDS encoding LolA-like protein → MFAPKRVLAVAAVAVIAPLTACGSPSTSTPGLSMSIAPAPAAGTILTAAQVKDIVKAAGANLTSVHETIKIATRAADITGEGDMTRANGTIAIQMTMTVPQLGEMQARLVGQAFYIKMNLPQLGGKWIKIDLTDKNSPLGQMLGSVTAMSPSQMFDQYSGGLIGGTFLGTDTIGDHYVINVDTASAAKHLPAGMATNSLIQKGMKALPKSIKLNVWVKGGLLQQTVVDMGPAGTVTVTLSDFGKTVDVVAPPTAEVTSIPGLG, encoded by the coding sequence ATGTTCGCCCCCAAGCGCGTTCTGGCGGTTGCCGCCGTTGCCGTGATCGCGCCGCTGACGGCCTGCGGTTCGCCGTCGACGAGTACGCCCGGCCTGTCGATGTCGATCGCACCCGCCCCGGCGGCGGGGACCATCCTGACCGCGGCTCAGGTCAAGGACATCGTGAAGGCGGCGGGAGCCAACCTGACGTCGGTCCACGAGACGATCAAGATCGCCACCCGGGCCGCGGACATCACCGGCGAGGGCGACATGACCCGAGCCAATGGCACGATCGCCATCCAGATGACGATGACTGTGCCTCAGCTCGGTGAGATGCAGGCCCGGCTGGTCGGGCAGGCGTTCTACATCAAGATGAATCTTCCGCAGCTCGGTGGCAAGTGGATCAAGATCGACCTCACCGACAAGAACAGCCCCCTGGGCCAGATGCTCGGCTCGGTCACCGCGATGTCGCCGTCGCAGATGTTCGATCAGTACTCGGGCGGCCTCATCGGTGGGACGTTCCTCGGCACCGACACGATCGGCGACCACTACGTGATCAACGTCGACACCGCATCCGCTGCGAAGCACCTGCCCGCCGGGATGGCGACGAACTCGCTGATCCAGAAGGGCATGAAAGCGCTTCCGAAGTCGATCAAGCTGAATGTCTGGGTCAAGGGCGGACTGCTTCAGCAGACGGTGGTCGACATGGGCCCCGCCGGAACGGTCACCGTCACCCTCAGCGACTTCGGCAAGACCGTGGACGTCGTCGCGCCGCCGACCGCCGAGGTCACCTCCATCCCCGGTCTCGGATGA
- a CDS encoding LppX_LprAFG lipoprotein: MRPPRGPRGVGVVVGAALAVVAVVVGVILLVTGGSKSIDNTKVGGTLSGDRLHQVFGHLFDGVRTVHVEYVPSGGPAVGSADAVIGPPVQAKITLSNPSAPGQAGTVIITGDKAYLHAASLGSKWILTSSADDGISSAPAFGQTNFELLYLGPHTVGTYKGSATIAGISTREYVLTASTSTATPSATSASQTIATVWIDNTGRLIQYTYSPTGDGSWVTATYSKWGEPVTVQAPPAKDVTVLSGTM; this comes from the coding sequence ATGAGGCCTCCGCGCGGTCCTCGGGGCGTTGGTGTCGTTGTCGGTGCTGCTCTGGCCGTCGTGGCGGTGGTCGTCGGGGTGATCCTGCTGGTCACCGGTGGGTCGAAGTCGATCGACAACACCAAGGTGGGCGGCACTCTCTCGGGCGACCGGCTCCACCAGGTGTTCGGTCACCTCTTCGACGGGGTCCGGACCGTGCACGTGGAGTACGTCCCGAGCGGGGGCCCGGCCGTTGGCTCCGCCGATGCCGTGATCGGGCCGCCGGTGCAGGCGAAGATCACGCTCTCCAACCCGTCCGCGCCCGGCCAGGCCGGGACCGTGATCATCACCGGCGACAAGGCGTACCTCCACGCCGCCAGCCTCGGCTCGAAGTGGATCCTGACCTCGAGTGCCGACGACGGCATCAGCAGTGCGCCCGCCTTCGGCCAGACGAACTTCGAGCTGCTCTACCTCGGGCCGCACACCGTCGGGACCTACAAGGGCTCAGCGACGATCGCGGGCATCAGCACGCGCGAGTACGTCCTCACGGCTTCGACATCGACGGCGACGCCATCCGCGACCAGTGCCTCACAGACGATCGCGACAGTCTGGATCGACAACACCGGCCGCCTGATCCAGTACACCTACAGCCCCACCGGGGATGGCTCCTGGGTGACGGCGACGTATTCGAAGTGGGGCGAGCCCGTCACCGTTCAGGCTCCGCCGGCGAAGGACGTGACCGTCCTCAGCGGCACCATGTGA
- a CDS encoding DUF4191 domain-containing protein, which translates to MSQTDPSQMKRSQQIREMYRITREADRLFGLKLLLAVVIGAAIGVGLMMILPAHGVFQVIFEVIGGLLGAFILGLLYFSRRSQRAAYARIEGQPGAAVAALGMLRRGWTTTPAVAFNRNQDIVHRVVGPPGVVLIGEGDPKGVRALLDTEKKKTRRVLPETPIHELVAGNGEGEIPLPKLSGKVMKLGRQVTGGDLTEIFQRLKALDAQRGAAPIPKGPMPTSMKGQRGNLRGK; encoded by the coding sequence ATGTCGCAGACCGACCCGTCCCAGATGAAGCGCTCGCAGCAGATTCGGGAGATGTACCGAATCACCCGCGAAGCCGACCGGCTCTTCGGTCTGAAGCTGCTGCTTGCCGTCGTCATCGGTGCCGCGATCGGCGTCGGCCTCATGATGATCCTGCCGGCGCACGGCGTCTTCCAGGTGATCTTCGAGGTCATCGGCGGCTTGCTCGGCGCCTTCATCCTCGGCTTGCTCTACTTCTCGCGCCGCTCGCAGCGCGCCGCGTACGCCCGCATCGAGGGTCAGCCCGGCGCGGCCGTCGCCGCGCTCGGCATGCTCCGCCGCGGATGGACCACCACCCCTGCTGTCGCCTTCAACCGCAACCAGGACATCGTCCACCGCGTCGTCGGCCCTCCGGGCGTCGTCCTGATCGGCGAGGGTGACCCCAAGGGCGTACGCGCGCTGCTGGACACCGAGAAGAAGAAGACCCGTCGCGTCCTGCCCGAGACCCCGATCCACGAACTGGTCGCCGGCAACGGCGAGGGCGAGATTCCGCTCCCGAAACTCTCTGGCAAGGTCATGAAGCTCGGACGTCAGGTCACCGGTGGCGATCTGACCGAGATCTTCCAGCGGCTCAAGGCGCTTGACGCCCAGCGCGGCGCGGCGCCCATCCCGAAGGGGCCGATGCCGACCTCGATGAAAGGCCAACGAGGCAACCTTCGAGGGAAGTAA